A single Sulfurimonas aquatica DNA region contains:
- a CDS encoding ABC transporter ATP-binding protein, with the protein MSKFLSLENIEKRFPIPGKEDYVAVTNVDLEIKENEIIAIIGHSGCGKSTLLNMIAGLDAQSEGAILLENQHVKGPGPERAVVFQNHSLLPWLTVYQNIEMAVKKVMPELSASELRERVEMFVSMVNLDHAKDKLPDEISGGMKQRVGIARALSISPKVLLMDEPFGALDSLTRANLQEHLMRIQQKVKNTVIIITHDIDEAVLLSDRVIMMTNGPEAEIGEILEVNLEHPRDRVSLQHDPEYIRCREAILSFLYEKFAKDDE; encoded by the coding sequence ATGAGTAAGTTTTTAAGTTTAGAAAATATTGAGAAGAGATTTCCAATCCCAGGAAAAGAGGACTATGTAGCGGTTACAAATGTCGACCTAGAGATAAAAGAGAATGAGATCATTGCAATTATCGGTCATAGTGGCTGTGGAAAAAGTACGTTACTTAATATGATAGCTGGTCTTGACGCACAAAGTGAGGGAGCGATACTACTAGAGAATCAACATGTAAAAGGACCAGGGCCGGAACGTGCGGTTGTTTTTCAAAATCACTCACTTCTACCTTGGTTAACGGTCTATCAAAACATAGAAATGGCTGTAAAAAAAGTAATGCCGGAGTTGAGCGCTTCTGAGCTTAGAGAGAGAGTAGAGATGTTTGTAAGCATGGTAAATCTTGACCATGCAAAAGACAAACTCCCAGATGAGATAAGTGGAGGGATGAAACAGCGTGTGGGAATTGCAAGAGCGCTCTCCATAAGTCCAAAAGTGCTACTTATGGATGAGCCTTTTGGAGCACTTGATAGTCTAACACGAGCAAACCTGCAAGAGCATTTGATGAGAATCCAGCAAAAAGTCAAAAACACGGTAATAATCATTACACATGATATTGACGAAGCGGTTCTGCTTAGCGATAGAGTCATCATGATGACCAATGGCCCTGAGGCTGAGATAGGCGAGATACTAGAAGTAAACCTTGAACATCCAAGAGATAGAGTCTCTCTGCAGCATGATCCTGAGTATATTAGATGTCGTGAAGCGATACTTAGTTTCTTATATGAAAAATTTGCAAAAGATGATGAATAA
- a CDS encoding CmpA/NrtA family ABC transporter substrate-binding protein, which translates to MIKRFIGIGLGLSLVATSLMAEIEKKDLTIGFIALTDCAPIVIAKEKGFFKKNGLNVHVVKEGGGWPGIQQKVISGEYDFSHALAGMPIAATLGINGNANLQAVLSLDFNGNGITFGNKIIKKMKAYGMDETKRPLTSEALKKYIDAKHKKEGTNYQPLSFGMVHPVSTHNYELRYWMASSGIVPDRDTTIKPFPPPTMPSNLIAGNIEGYCVGEPWNERIVLKKKGSTLVTNYDIWNNNPEKVLQTRADFIEKNPETTKAVMKSILQAQIWLDTSWENRKEAAKIMSKPNYVKAPVSVLEKSMTGTFQYLKGQDSEPNPMFNVFANYYAAYPYYSHGMWFITQMYRWGQIDKAVDMKKVIESVYRPDLFAEVAAEVGYTLPPSAWKKDGVDKYNMFMDGKVWDPNKAVEYIFSTGIDESKVSKEDLLKANKWTVKTEQPNYVCPYGPAGCADPKYVTK; encoded by the coding sequence ATGATAAAAAGATTTATAGGTATCGGTTTAGGTTTATCACTAGTTGCTACGTCATTGATGGCTGAGATAGAAAAGAAAGATTTAACGATTGGTTTTATTGCGCTTACTGACTGTGCACCTATCGTTATAGCTAAAGAGAAAGGTTTTTTTAAAAAGAATGGTCTTAACGTTCACGTAGTAAAAGAGGGAGGTGGATGGCCAGGGATTCAACAAAAAGTTATCTCTGGTGAGTATGACTTCTCTCATGCGTTAGCGGGTATGCCAATAGCGGCAACTCTAGGTATAAATGGAAATGCGAACTTACAAGCTGTTTTATCACTTGACTTTAATGGTAATGGAATCACGTTTGGAAATAAAATCATTAAAAAGATGAAAGCCTATGGTATGGACGAGACAAAGCGCCCTTTAACGTCAGAAGCTCTTAAAAAATATATAGACGCAAAGCATAAAAAAGAGGGAACTAACTACCAGCCACTCTCATTTGGTATGGTTCACCCAGTTTCAACTCACAACTACGAGCTGCGTTATTGGATGGCTTCTTCTGGAATCGTTCCTGATCGTGACACGACTATCAAACCATTCCCACCACCGACTATGCCATCTAACCTCATCGCAGGAAATATCGAGGGTTACTGTGTTGGAGAGCCATGGAATGAGCGTATAGTTTTAAAGAAAAAAGGCTCAACTCTAGTAACAAACTACGATATCTGGAACAATAACCCAGAAAAAGTACTTCAAACAAGAGCTGACTTTATAGAGAAAAATCCTGAAACTACTAAGGCGGTTATGAAGTCAATTCTTCAAGCGCAAATCTGGCTTGATACGTCATGGGAAAACCGTAAAGAAGCGGCAAAAATCATGAGTAAACCAAACTATGTTAAAGCGCCAGTTAGCGTTTTAGAAAAATCTATGACAGGAACTTTTCAGTACCTAAAAGGTCAAGATTCAGAGCCAAACCCAATGTTTAACGTATTTGCTAACTACTATGCGGCTTATCCTTACTACTCACACGGTATGTGGTTTATAACGCAGATGTACAGATGGGGACAGATCGATAAAGCTGTTGATATGAAAAAAGTTATTGAGTCTGTATACAGACCTGACCTATTTGCTGAAGTAGCTGCAGAAGTTGGTTACACACTTCCTCCAAGTGCTTGGAAAAAAGATGGCGTAGATAAATACAACATGTTTATGGATGGAAAAGTTTGGGATCCAAACAAAGCGGTTGAGTATATCTTCTCTACAGGTATTGATGAGTCAAAAGTATCTAAAGAAGATCTTCTTAAAGCAAACAAATGGACAGTTAAAACTGAACAGCCCAACTATGTATGTCCTTATGGACCTGCTGGTTGTGCAGATCCAAAGTATGTAACAAAATAA
- the ntrB gene encoding nitrate ABC transporter permease, which produces MNKELIKKILLPLIVLVVIIQVWSGISTIVEDFPTPSDTYVAAFGGVNADGDEIVGVLTDPFYIENQDDKGLFWQIIESLKRVFAGFTLAILVGVPLGLLIGMSKSAQYAFDPFIQIFKPVSPLAWLPLLLFIFQDINVTAISTIFITSIWPIIINTTLGVKSVSDDYMNVAKVLRFTPMEKIFQIILPVSVPYIFTGMRLSLGIAWLVIVAAEMLTGGIGIGFWIWDEYNNLNYHNIIIGIIVVGLIGYLLDLVMGKIANYFDYTKKGRS; this is translated from the coding sequence ATGAATAAAGAGTTAATAAAAAAAATACTATTGCCACTTATAGTTTTAGTGGTGATAATTCAAGTCTGGTCTGGAATCTCTACAATAGTAGAAGACTTTCCAACACCAAGTGATACATATGTAGCTGCGTTTGGTGGAGTGAATGCAGATGGAGATGAGATAGTTGGCGTTTTAACGGATCCGTTTTACATTGAAAATCAGGATGATAAAGGTCTATTTTGGCAGATTATCGAGTCTTTAAAAAGAGTGTTTGCTGGATTTACTCTTGCTATTTTAGTTGGCGTTCCTCTGGGTTTGCTTATTGGTATGAGTAAAAGCGCTCAGTATGCGTTTGATCCATTCATTCAAATATTTAAACCGGTCTCACCTTTAGCATGGTTACCTCTGTTACTATTTATATTTCAAGATATAAATGTGACGGCAATTTCGACTATATTTATCACATCTATATGGCCTATTATCATCAATACTACTCTTGGTGTTAAGAGTGTAAGCGATGACTATATGAATGTTGCAAAAGTTCTAAGATTTACTCCAATGGAGAAAATCTTTCAGATTATACTGCCAGTTTCAGTTCCATATATCTTTACAGGGATGAGACTCTCGCTTGGTATTGCTTGGCTTGTAATCGTGGCAGCTGAGATGTTAACAGGTGGTATTGGTATTGGGTTTTGGATTTGGGATGAGTATAACAATCTTAACTACCATAACATTATCATAGGTATCATAGTTGTAGGTCTCATAGGATACCTACTTGACCTTGTGATGGGAAAAATTGCAAACTATTTTGATTACACAAAGAAAGGACGTTCATAA